The genomic segment aaaatagAGCCCACAAGATTGATCTGGTACGATTGTAAAATTTTTTGCTTTATGCTTTTATTGTTGTTGTCCGTAAtcgtatttttattaaatgggagtaataaaatattgtaaGATAGTCCGAGGGTTCTTATCTGttatatcaggggtgtgcaaccatTAACACGGGAGGgaaagatacaaataactgggtgaaaccgcggtcCGAACCTTTATTTAGGCTGAATAgtaattttggttattgatcttatgacatgcgttgttcgcgtTGCACAACCTAGCTATTAGGACATTAACTATAACGTTACAGGCATAGATGttaaattggactcgggtaaATGCTTGGCAACGCAAATGAATTGGAATTACTCAAGCATAccaaattaaactaaattaaaactcGTTTCGTGGGCCGCATAGGCCTACTATTCATTGGCTCTTCTTCGTGGgtcgcacaattttttcttgtgagCCGCACTTGGTCCGCGGGCCTCAGGTTGCACACTCATGCTGTGTTATGTAAAATTAACGGGCAATTCCAAAATGAACATGTGCGAATCGGAGTTTTATATCGAGTTTAAATTAAAGTTTCTGACATGTAACCAAATAAATTATAGTTAGTCACAACTAACGAATTAGTCAGCAGCATCAAAAGTCAACGCAACAGGATGCGATCAGTCATATGGCTATGATATTGAGACTCAAAGAATTGCGGGGATTCTGACTTGATGGGGGTGCTCGAATGCAACACACTACAAAATGCATTTGGGCTGGAATACGTATTAATAATGAGAAGAGAGATATGCTCGAATATGTGGACACGTGgagaaaaaataaatagcttATCATCAATTCCCCGAAATTCACAAGCGGCAACTTACCAGTAGCAGTATCAACTCGTCTAAGCGGACAAATctcagagacaactcgactataCATGGTACGGGTGACGGTACTAATAGCGATGTTTCCGAAATGCCGTGTCCCATttgtaccacttgtcccacgtgccTCAATTGTACCACGTATTCCCCTTGTTCCACTGTACCACGTAGTATAAGTGGGGCACGTGGTACAAATGGGATACATGGGACAcatggtacaagtgggacacgacattttggagacacccgtACTAAAGGTACTGTCATAGCTTTTCAAGTTAGGGAGCAATTAACATCCAATTCCCACGGATTATTATTCACTGTCAACATAAAGATCCAAATTgccttttttgtatttttatcgtTTCGAGAGTAGGTTTGGAGCTCAATAACTTTAATTCTGTCTTAATACAAGTCTGTGGTCAATTTCGGAAAGTTTATTAATGACTATCATTGAATCATTTATAACACTCTGTTACGACTCTTAGAGGTAGATCGACAAAATGTATTTTGCAAGTTTGACTTTGATTTAAAACCAATTTACTCAAGAACTCAAGGTTGGTTGACCAGGACGTTATTCGGAGCAAAAGTATATGTACAAAAGTATTCACTTCGTTAAAAAGGCAATATGTGATATGCTATTCTTGTAATCAATGTAATGGATTGcaagtataaaatataaaccaGAATTGGTATGCATTTCGGCAAACAAGGTCACTATTGCAGATAGACTCTAGTTTTCTTCCATATTGACTTGTTTTTCcattgatatatttttcaataattttcattaGAAAATCCTGAAATATGTCAATCAACAACCACCACTTTCTATATGAATCGCATGTGAAGCTTGCCATAGCATCGCACTGGCGCACGATTCGTACATTCCTGGTGTAGACATACGTGTTGTATTGAGCTTTTGAATGTTCAAGCTTCAAGCAAAAAATACTtcaattgtgtgacaggagtcgcgagtaaCCTCGAAAgttcttcaagcagcgacaccaacaacgctgattcacatcaacaaataaattttatgtaataaccaaaagcaatttacaacaagaacagcataaaaagctacatccattttatagaagctatcaaacgtatttactttaagcaatgaagtcacaaattaacatcgtgagcacgaaaacacaaataaatctgttatttctcacttagaaatttaccggaaaagtcaagaaaatcaaatgaatgtacaatatgtacataacatagtgaacagaaatattacaattagtctttttttagtttatgtagTTGAACAATGTATTATCTTTATTATCACAGGTTGTATTACAaagttaataaaataaatgttagtATGCATTTAAGAAACTGTTAAGACAGAAAGAAACGTTACAGCAAATAACACAATGAAAGTATATGTCTACATCTCCCTCGTAGGGAATAAATCCTTGAAAGTGAAAAAGGATTTATGTAAAtagtttaaaatgttttttatggaTGAGTCTATTTCCTCCTTCTCCTCGCTCTGTTTCCAGTTTTATCCCATCGTTTCTTGTTGTTGCGATTAGTCATGAACATAACTGTGGTTCTGATGGGAAGTTCTGGTAGCTCTCTTGCACACTGGTTGTATCGCTCCAGCAAATGACCATTTCGCTCTGCTAAAAGATGCTCTATTTGCAGTGCGGTTAGGAGCCACTTTTTGTGCAAGCGGCAGTGTCGAGGATGAGACGGGACGGCAGCAGGATTTGGGCTGGGCTGATATTTATATGTAGCAGCGGTGTTTTGCGATACTGTAGTATAGCTTGTGCCACTTTGTCATTATTGAGGGTGCCATCTAAAGATACGTTGTCCATGATAATGCGTTTGGCGGACTTTACACCCAATTCTGCTCTGCCATTAGACTGGGGGTATTCAGCAGAGCTCAAGCGATGTTGTATATTCCAGTCTGACAGGAACTTACGAAATGTAGCGGATGTCATCTGAGGACCGCCATCAGAACTGAAGATTTCCGGGGTCCCATAATTGATAAAAAGGTCGCGACATTTTTTGATGAGGTTCTCTGATGTCGCTTGATTGGGgggaaaatgaaatattgatatCCAGCCGCTGAAGCGGTCAACGTAAGAGAAATATGAGTGCCCTCCAACATGGAGGTAATCCCCTCATACCTGTTGGAAGGGATAGTCCGGTGATGGGCTCTATGATTTGTTGTGGTGCAATGTTATTGCATTTTTGACAGTTGTAGCGGGTGTTTCTTATAGCGGCGTTCATGCCGGGCCAGTAAAGTGCATTTTTTGCCCTCGCGTACATTCCGGATGTTCCTTGGTGGGCAGAATGTAGGTTTGCTAAAATCGGTTTGTAGTAAGTGGGTGGTACTACAATTCGATCTGTATCAAGCATGATGATGTTATTGATGACGGAGAGACGGTCTCGTACTTCCCAGTATTGTTTCAGATCTGAAGACAAAAGGCTCCGTGTTCGAGGAAACCCTGGTTGTATTTGGTGAATGGGCGACAGGTATATTTTGTCTGCTTTGCATGCGTGGATGAATTGCTTATGCGTAACCCAATCAGTTTGGTTAGAGTGCATCTGATTTGAGGCGGCTGTGTGGAATGCCGCTATTGTGTGATGTGTAGCATCGACCAGATCCTCATCAACCGTCATGAGTACGTGTGAGGTGTCATCAGAGGTGAAAAAGTGAAATAATGTGGAATCGATTGTTTCATTGTCTGATTCAGTAGTGGATATTGGACAGCGAGATAGGGCATCCGGTCTCTTACGCCATTTGCCAGGGTTGTGTTGAATTGTGAACCGAAATGCGAATGTGTGCTCTTTCAGTCTTAGGAGTCTaggattatttattttatccagGCTTCTGtctaaaaatattgcaataggTGGTCGATGGTCAGTGGATACTATCAGGTGCGGGTATTCACGGGTGAAGAAACGCGAATGCTTGAGGCCCCAACCGATGGCAAAGGCTTCACCCTCTGAAGGAGGGTATCTGGATTCTGCCTCGTTTGTAAAGCGTGATCCAGCAAATACCAGTTTCCATCCGTCTTTGCAGCAAGTTGGGTCTTTGGCAGTGGGACACGCACAGTGCTGTTGTAGTAAGAGGTACCCGACGCCATCTTTAGACCAGTCTGTTTGTAGCATTGtggttttatttaaatcaaacGATTCAATGCCATCATGTACTTTGGAAAGAATGGTGGCTTTGGATTTTTCGAATAGTTCATGCAATGTGGTCCCAATAAAATTCGGATTTGGGTTTGACTAGGTCGCGAGAGGGTGCCATGAGTGAGCTGATTGCATACGCCCAGGATACCGGATTGACAAGCTCAAACCAAGATCTTGCATCTTGAA from the Styela clava chromosome 5, kaStyClav1.hap1.2, whole genome shotgun sequence genome contains:
- the LOC144422865 gene encoding uncharacterized protein LOC144422865, yielding MLQTDWSKDGVGYLLLQQHCACPTAKDPTCCKDGWKLVFAGSRFTNEAESRYPPSEGEAFAIGWGLKHSRFFTREYPHLIVSTDHRPPIAIFLDRSLDKINNPRLLRLKEHTFAFRFTIQHNPGKWRKRPDALSRCPISTTESDNETIDSTLFHFFTSDDTSHVLMTVDEDLVDATHHTIAAFHTAASNQMHSNQTDWVTHKQFIHACKADKIYLSPIHQIQPGFPRTRSLLSSDLKQYWEVRDRLSVINNIIMLDTDRIVVPPTYYKPILANLHSAHQGTSGMYARAKNALYWPGMNAAIRNTRYNCQKCNNIAPQQIIEPITGLSLPTGMYESCASAMLWQASHAIHIESGGC